The window GCCCAAAACACTCTTTTGAAAACTTGAACACAAGATAACATGCATATTCTGTATTTGCTTGTAAAATGTGGCTTTTAATTCTGCACTTGATATGGAGTACTTGTTGTGACAGCAGCTCAACCACCTCTCGAaatctgtatgtatatatatgatacatcATGTGATTAAATAAACCTTACTTGGAAACATCAAAATCTgcttttacaaataaaaagttcaaaCTATTTGATCCAATCAGGCAAAATTAACTCCTTTtagaagtttatatatataggaaatagtttaaggACAAGTTCAgattaataaattaacataatgaaATTAGTTCAGAAGGCAAACCTGGATCGGGCCGAGGCTTTTAAATAAATAAGCCTTATTTTTGTAGAGTTGTACAGAATCCCCTTCGCTGATAGCATAAGATACTTCTTGTCGTTCACTATACTTGGCAAGATTAACTGTTGATCCGAGGGTCAAAATAATTTGTTACAAAAACCATCATGATTATACATTCAATTTAATCATATCAATATAATACAAATGAAATTAGATAGAAAATAGAAAGGACCTCTTCAGAGTCGTTAGAGTTTTCAGATCGCTTATGCAATTCTTCATGTACTTTCTCTGTCTTCTCGATTTCTTCATGTTTCAAGACCTACACAGAATTTGTagaactttttaatttaatgaacaTGATTATGTTGCCCATACATTTGGCttcaaataaactaaaaataaaataatctgaAATTGGAATAACCAACGAGTACCTCAAAGCTAGAACTGTCAACTACTTCGATTCCCTTTAACTTCTCATCTATATTTTCATGTATGGCCTGCAAAATGGTTAAAAACCAATTTATATGTTTGTAATGTTGAACATGATAAAATTGTATTCTACCCttgtaatttaatataaacaaatatatatatatatatatatatatataaggcggttaggtacctaagcttaggtgtgaaacactcacatattatttttttaatccataaaaatcatgggggccatgtaatttaattaaaattcaacaaatattaaagaatTAATATGTGAGGAGTTCTACAACTAAgccacttttccctatatatatatagtatagaaacCCAAGAGTTTTTCAAAACTTGCATTATCAATGGCTTGAAATTCAATTCCTTCAACATATACGGTGCTACTTCCACAATAGCAACGTGAAAAGCTTTCTAGTAGAACCTCAAAATCGTTATGATCCTCACGATACAAGAACTGACATAATTCAATCATCATCCAATAATCATCTCTCCGTGTTGCAAAATGTGCGTGTAAGGTTTCATTCCCCTTTTTGTGCTTCAAATTCACATACATCCGTTTAGCTCGAGTTTTTGTGGAACTACAAAATCTAAAGATGAGATGAACCCCGTAATTGACAccaggagataaaaattgtgtttttatcTTGATTTGAATCATTAAATTTGAAAGGTCCTGCACCAACGCTACTTTTGGGAACCTGTAGATGGTTTAAAAAACTTTAAGTCAAAATGAAACAGATTATGTAAAAGATATTAGTAAATTTGTAATACACGTGATTTTATGAAGCATCCTTTGTTGAACACCAGACCGTGTCTATAACGAAGATTCTGCTATGAACTCCATGAAGGTGGATATTAGTGTGTCAAGATGATTCCTTGACGGTTCCCCGTAGGTAGGCCAAGCCACTTTACGCCTTGAATCGTATGTATGTGTTTTACGAGTGGATGTCACGTGATATTTGAAGGATGTAGCCCGCTCCCTTCTATGAGGGCGTAATCTTGCCAAAGTTAACTTAGAGTTTAAACCCTGTATTTAGGCTTATCAACGTACATGGTATGATTGGAATTTGTTGTCTTTGTTTACTTATCAAAATGTGGTAATGTGTatcttatttatcttttatccgCTTAGATCTTTTCCATATATACCATAGATATCATATCTTTCTTTATACGAAAGAAAGGTTGCTTTATGGAGACCGAAAGGCCCAGCACTGCTTACGTAGTAGTCGAGGCTACGTATATGCTACCTCCGTGTGACCAAATGAGTATATCATCAAGTCTACCAATATAAGGGAAGGGGCTTCATTGCATTAGACTCTAAGCACTTATGTTTACTTCAAGCTAAAAATGTGGGCGAAAAGCGTAAAGATAGCTGTATAAGGTAAAAAGAGGGTAGGGGTAATAAGTTAGAGTGAAAGGAGTGAGGCATTTTAGGGAAGGAGACTTTCACCATGTGACGTCATGACACACCTTAAGATGTCCATCAAAAGAATGAAAATGAGACATAGAGGGACTTGTTACATACGTCAcctatttttgtttgtgttttttccAACttcaattataattataacttatatatagatatatatatatatatataaattaattaaatgaatgTAATCAAATAAATACCACTATCAAATAATACAATTTTTAAAGCttgttttattgttaaaaaatgataaatgctCAAGAACCCTTTGGTCTCATAAATGAATCTTTTCTCTTAAGCTAGCAACTCTGTTTTTATAGGGATTTGAACTTGAACATTGTTCCCATCAAGTATTTTTTTAGGAGGCAGGTGGTCACTTAGCTATTAGCTATTACTAAGATGGTTAGCTTGTTTTGTTGTTccaaataattaaattagtttttttttacatttttaaaattagtgGTTAAAAGATAATTGAAGTGAACTCGGTACAGCTAATGCCCCTACCCCCACAATGCCTTCCCACAACGGtcgtttttaaaaattaaaaaatactccACATTCAAAGTAATTTTTAAGTTAGAGGGGAAAAAAATAAGAGAATCATTACTCATAATTACATTTGCGAATGACTCATTTCTTGCACACGACAAATAAACACATAAAGCGCAAAAAAGATTAACCTTGATTGTGGAACAGTTCGCCATTCACGTGACCATCGCTTCttataacaaaattttcttGCTGATATCATCTcatttctttctcctttttccCCCAGTGAAAACCACTGTTATGCAAATAATCATATGAAACCTCACTTCCATCCGTTATGTGAAAAATGTAAAGTTGAACTTGGAACATTAATTTGAGGACATTTTGTAGTATTTGAAGGTGATCATTAGgcttaaaataataatgaccaaaGTTAGGCTTAAACTAATAATGACCAAAGTGAAagaaaaactagaaaaaaaaaaaaaaaaaacagaaaccaATATTCATTTGCACGAAGGTAAGCTCTCCTCCAATGCAAAGAAACATCCTCCATTCCAGCTAAAACTTAACATTCATGAAAACCGAAACTGAGCTTAAAGAAAATTACCACATAGTTCTGTTGAAGCAGAATTCCATTCTTGAACATGTCATAAAGGTCCTTGTTGTTATAGGCAGTGTAGATACCCGAGATTTTTGACATTTGAAGTATTTCATTGTAATCTTTTGGCAATTTGGTTTTCCATATTTGGAAGTCCTCCTGTTATAAAATAGACATGTATCTAGCAAATTCTTTTCATATGTGAGAATATTATATTGCCGACCAACAAATAACATCCAAAATTAAAAGATAGTACAATGTATACAATACTGATTCTAACCTCTATTTTAATCCTAGAAATGCGATTTATCTAAATTTGTATTCTTTAACTCTTGAGCCCTGACTTAGGTGGTATGCataatagtataatatataGGATTAACTCATTTGATAGAGGTTTTCACTTTGTAAGGAAAATACCAAAAACGCGTTTGGCATTATGATATAATTGGAATCTTTTGGCACGCATGGAGTATTTCATGAGTAGAATAAATTTGTcattaaaatatatagtttagttgccttttaaaataaaacatttccTTTGAAGGAACGATTAATATTTTCAAGAATTGGGATTTAAATATTTTCCATAAGTTCATTTTAGTGTAATCTAATGACAACCTTTAACGTACATAAAAAGTTACATATGTATTGactattaaattcaaaggtgaCTTTTTATGGGTTGTAATGTAATCAttgaaaaactaaatttttcattaaaactagaaaactggtcaaaacatactgtaatctgaatttaacacaatgagAAAACACATtctgttaagttcatatcacagtgtgtctGAACAGTTTTTTGATTTTCACGCGTTATCAAAAACACaatatgatttaaaatttaacacaatgtgtttttagattatTGAACagtaaaaacacataaaacacagttaaaacacattgtgttaaatttcaAATTACAGTGTTTTgatcagttttctagttttcatagaaaatttagttttcaaataaacatttttatatgtaaagtaCCATTTGTTTTACGCATGTTAATTAATAACCTGTTGTTTGCAAAATCCAGAATTAACTCTTTGCCTTACAAAAACATACCTGGAATTCCAATGCTTTTTCAAGTTCTATTACCACCTCTGATGCCTTTGGCCGCATTTCAGGAACATCATTTAAGCATTTATATGCAATCGTTTGAAATGTTGTCAATGATTTGGGTACAATTTGTTCCTTTATACCCTCAAACACCATCTGATCAAGTTTTCCTTCATCAAAGCGACATTTAACCAAAGGGACTAAAGATTGAGAGTGATCTTCACACTCCTTTAGCCATGCCAATCTTCCACAGAAAATCTCAAATAAAACCACACCCAATGAATATATATCCGAATGGGGAAATACAAACAGCATCTCCTGTGGGTCGAGGTAAACCAATGTTTCATAATCATCATTGATGACATCATCGGTTTCCTTGCTATATGGAACTGTTATGGACATGTCAAAATTAGCAATTTTTGCGTTCCAATTACCATCTAGTAGAATGTTAGCACTTTTGATTCTCTGTATCACCCACTCACCCATTTTAGCGTCATCATTATGTAGAAACTCTAATCCCCTTGCAACATCGATGCAAATCTTTAGGCGTTTCATCCATGTAAGACTAGCATCATTTAAATACTTATCGAGACTCCCTTTAGACATATGCTCATAAACAACAATTCTCTCATCCATTTCTTCACAATAGCCCGCAACCTCAATGATAATCTTGTGCTTAAACTTGAAAAGAATACCAAGTTCTgacaaaaattgatgatgttTTTTATCATACTCGGTATCCCAACGCTTTGCAACAACAGTTGTATGTCCATCAGCATCAGCATGTGAAATTTCCCCCTTGTATGCCTTCCAGTATCTTCCACTTCCCACACAATTCATCTCGTTGAAGTTTTGTGTTGCCAATTTGATGTCTTCAACTGCAATCTTGAGATTGTCCTTGTGGTTTTCCTGTGAGTCGTCAATTCTTTAGTAAATTAAgttctttaatttattaaactatGTACACTTTGAGGGGTGGGGGAGCGCCTCaccacccctcccctccccggtTTTTCTCCTCCTCCCCGCTTGCTCCCTAATGCTAGGAATGCAtcaccacccccccccccccccccccccccggtcACAAGAGTAGGCAGCGAAACCGGCACCACGGTCCCCAATCTCCTTCCCACCCTACCGGTACCGATGGGATGGATTGGTGTTCCAATACGTACCGGACGGGTACCGGTTCCCTCCCTGGGGCACTCCGTCCAGCCTTAtggattaatttattttatgagATGTTTGTTTTATGAAATCAAATCTTTATTGCGAACATAAATTCAAAGTATTGTTTGGAACGTAGCTGGGATCAAGAAATGGAAGAAAAGAAGAGACATTTTATAAGCATTGACTTACTTCATAGGATAACGCTCTTTCAAGTTCACTGATGACGATTTCCATTGTTGGACGCTTTGCTCGAGTTTCTTCTACACATTGATATGCTATTCTTGAAAATATGTCCAAGGAATCTTGATTGAGTCCTCTGTTTATCAAAAAGATATTTCCGTATGCTTGCTTTATGTTAGGATCTAACATTTCGTTTAATCTCCCCTCATTAAACAGTCGTCGTGCAACAGATGGAATCCCATTGTCGTTGCCACCATAGAAAAATTTATCATATGCAAGCCTCCCACACATTATTTCAAATAGTACTATTCCAAAAGAGTATATATCTGATTCTTTCTTCAACTTACCCGTCTCCTTATACTCTGGGTCCATATACACTTCTGTGCCAGCTAAATGATTAGTCTTAAAGGTGCTGCTTATTTGATTCATAGGGTGTAGTTTTGACAACCCGAAGTCAGCAATCTTCGCATTCCAACTGTTGTCCAATAGAATGTTCGCGCTCTTTATATCTCGGTGTACAATGGTTGGTTTGTTCTTTGTCTTAGTATGGAGATAATTCAATCCACGAGCAATATCAAGGCATATATGTATACGTTGACCCCATGTCAGGTTGATGTAGTTAGTTGTGCTTTCCAAATAATCATCTAGGCTTCCATTTGAGACAAGCTCGTAAACAAGGATCATATGAGGATCTTCATCGCAAAAGCCAAGAAGAGAGATTACGTTTTGATGTTTACAATTAGTAAGTATTTCGATTTCTGCATAGAatcctttttttccttttgcatCTAGGATGCGTTTAATAGCTACAACGCTACGCTTTTTTGGCCACACATCTCTGTCCTCCTCTTTTATATACAAAGAATTTCTACTATCATAATGATCAAGCTCCGCTCGGTACACCATACCATATCCGCCCGACCCAATAATGTATGTTTCCGCAAAATTCCTAGTCGCCAACATTATTTCACTAAGTTGGATCTTCAGATGTTCCAAGTTTTTTCCCTGCAACATTACATGTTAA is drawn from Erigeron canadensis isolate Cc75 chromosome 9, C_canadensis_v1, whole genome shotgun sequence and contains these coding sequences:
- the LOC122583402 gene encoding uncharacterized protein LOC122583402 encodes the protein MWAKNFEKPKPIAFTFKDIELATNDFAAEILIVETSTSKVYKVQCLKSEENEEVELINVLVHVLKYTITEGNASSMPDVMVPLLSKYRNIISIVGILREMENEEVKIKMIITKNEANGTLDKHLSSQTLSWIQRLWICLSIAQAIRYIHQHFSYICVIHGNIKSSRILLDDRWEPILFGFDCSIFVASNVPLARISNYRGALEYKDPAFEKTGGISFKSDVFSFGVVLFEILFGQKASIQNYNQWYFADLARHHYEEKTLEKMIDPHLRQQMDSQSLHIFSETAYCCLKKQREQRLDIIQVIKKLQKAMEHQIKHESALEADKVGTPIDYWKGKNLEHLKIQLSEIMLATRNFAETYIIGSGGYGMVYRAELDHYDSRNSLYIKEEDRDVWPKKRSVVAIKRILDAKGKKGFYAEIEILTNCKHQNVISLLGFCDEDPHMILVYELVSNGSLDDYLESTTNYINLTWGQRIHICLDIARGLNYLHTKTKNKPTIVHRDIKSANILLDNSWNAKIADFGLSKLHPMNQISSTFKTNHLAGTEVYMDPEYKETGKLKKESDIYSFGIVLFEIMCGRLAYDKFFYGGNDNGIPSVARRLFNEGRLNEMLDPNIKQAYGNIFLINRGLNQDSLDIFSRIAYQCVEETRAKRPTMEIVISELERALSYEENHKDNLKIAVEDIKLATQNFNEMNCVGSGRYWKAYKGEISHADADGHTTVVAKRWDTEYDKKHHQFLSELGILFKFKHKIIIEVAGYCEEMDERIVVYEHMSKGSLDKYLNDASLTWMKRLKICIDVARGLEFLHNDDAKMGEWVIQRIKSANILLDGNWNAKIANFDMSITVPYSKETDDVINDDYETLVYLDPQEMLFVFPHSDIYSLGVVLFEIFCGRLAWLKECEDHSQSLVPLVKCRFDEGKLDQMVFEGIKEQIVPKSLTTFQTIAYKCLNDVPEMRPKASEVVIELEKALEFQEDFQIWKTKLPKDYNEILQMSKISGIYTAYNNKDLYDMFKNGILLQQNYVAIHENIDEKLKGIEVVDSSSFEVLKHEEIEKTEKVHEELHKRSENSNDSEEVPQKREDGWMEVVVWKFNSTLRLRDDFVPVHLKMITYEGTFSGLILCGMEVRAT